The following are encoded together in the Roseofilum reptotaenium CS-1145 genome:
- a CDS encoding class I SAM-dependent DNA methyltransferase, whose translation MSTNFQVRLPDNIKDLPINEEYFFITENGQERRLKLHDYAEVYRIPGLYNYLALEKLAYRSPEVMTTLLTENVQESGESIQELKLLELGAGSGLFGQAVTKLGVTSIIGIDIVPEAAEACRRDYPGVYEEYFVEDMTELSQSTRKLLGEKKLNGFVCCSALSDGHIPVKAFITGMNLIKNQGWVLFNVAKSSYECKDDCPEFVKFYRQSVEKGYLNVQATQTYIHRCFFNGKSLEYVAILAKK comes from the coding sequence ATGTCAACTAATTTTCAAGTTCGCTTACCGGATAATATCAAAGATTTACCCATTAATGAGGAATATTTTTTTATTACGGAAAATGGTCAAGAGCGGCGCTTAAAGCTCCATGATTATGCAGAAGTTTATCGGATTCCTGGGCTTTATAACTATTTGGCGTTAGAGAAACTTGCCTATCGCTCTCCTGAAGTGATGACTACTTTATTAACGGAAAATGTACAAGAGAGCGGTGAGTCGATTCAGGAATTAAAACTATTAGAACTCGGTGCTGGTAGTGGATTATTTGGTCAAGCGGTTACTAAGCTTGGAGTGACATCTATTATTGGGATTGATATTGTGCCTGAAGCGGCTGAAGCTTGTCGAAGAGATTATCCGGGAGTCTATGAAGAGTACTTTGTGGAAGATATGACTGAATTATCACAGTCAACTCGCAAGCTTCTAGGGGAGAAAAAGTTAAATGGTTTTGTGTGTTGTTCGGCATTGAGTGATGGACATATTCCGGTCAAAGCTTTTATTACGGGGATGAACTTAATCAAGAATCAAGGCTGGGTATTGTTTAATGTGGCAAAATCGAGTTACGAATGCAAGGATGATTGTCCTGAGTTTGTCAAGTTTTACCGTCAGTCAGTGGAAAAAGGTTACTTAAACGTGCAGGCGACTCAAACCTATATTCATCGCTGTTTTTTTAACGGTAAATCTCTGGAATATGTGGCGATTTTAGCAAAAAAATAA